The genomic stretch atgagacttaggactcgttgggttaatGCGAAAACCTCACTCAGAATAGATCACTCTTTGAGGATATTATTGTCTTACGAGtagtcgttctgacgataatattgTCAGGTGTGATCCATGACTTTGGGAATCGTGTCTAGAACCGTGGagtcgatggttgtgtagtattgacctaTGAGACTTAGGACTCATTGGGTTAATATAAAGACCTCACCTAGAATAAATCCTTTTTAAGATATtattgtcttacgattagtcgttctgacgataatattcttgaattgggtccatgactctaggaaccttttaaaCCCTAGAGCCTACCTGTTTGGTTTTCCTATTTCGGGAACCTTTCCTCCATGAAGTAATTAATCAGAATGTTCTAATGATCACCTACCCAACTGTACATacataaacataaaacatttcataATCATAGCACATATGACATGTGCATATTTTCAAGGGACCTAAAGACTCGTTTGATTGCAGGCATTCAGAAGACATGGGTAGCAATCAAAAAAGTACTTATTCATTCAAGTTCAGGAATCCAAAGCTAGGATTGATTAAGGGGTTGATCTCAGATGTGAAAAAAATCAGAAGGACCAACTTTTCTGTTGAGTATGGTGACCTGTTGACTATCATGAACACCGAGGTGGATGCTTGGGCCATTTTCACTTTGgcacaattctatgatcctccctTGCGGTGTTTCACATTCCAGGACTTCCAGTTGGCGCCAACACTGGAAGAGTTCTCACATATAGTAAACATTGGTATCAAGGATGAAGTCCCTTACACCGGTCTAGGAGAATTTCCTACACATCAACAAATAGGTTCAGCTATACATCTAGATAAAGCGGAAGTGAAAGCTAATATTGGACCAAAAGGAGACACTTTAGGCTTCACTTTGAAGTTCTTAGTGGGAAAAGCTTCAGATTTCAAAAGTAAAGAAGATTGGGTCGCTTTCAATGCTATGTTAGCCTTGATactctatgggattgtcttgttcccgaacATTGATGACTTCGTGGACATGACTGTTATACGCATTTTCTTTCTCAAGAATCCCATTCCCGCCTTGCTTGCAGATGTTTATCACTCCATTCATTGGAGAAATGAGAAGAAGGGGGGATGATCCAGTGTTGCGCTCCTTTACTGTATAAATGGTTCTTATCTCACTTACCAAGCGAAGGGCCTTTTGTTCAGAACAAGGATAACCTTAAGTGGTCTCAAAAAATCATGTCTCTCACTGCCAATGACATCGCCTAGTACTCTCGTGTTTATGATGATGTGGACATAATCGTCAAATGTGGCAACTTCcataatgtgccactcataggaactcgaggttgcatcaattacaaccctgAGCTTGCTATGCGGCAACTTGGGTTTCCTATGGATGAAAAACCAGAAGACAAGTTGTTAGAAGGTTTCTTGCTGGGAGAAGGAGTGAAGGACTTTGATCTGGTGAAGAGGATAGGTCGTGCCTGGACTAAAGTTCGTAGAGAAGGAAAAAGGGAGCGTGGAAAGAAGAATTATATAGCTAGAGGGCCATATACAAGTTGGGTCCAAGCCAGAGCTTCTCAAGACAAACTACCATACCCTTATGAGCCTCCAATGCATACAAATCCTCCAGAACCTACTCACGTCACTATGGAGGAAGCTAAAGAGCTCAAAGTTGTCATCCAAAGTttggaaaaagagaatgaagagctacGGTTGAACCTTCTCCGGATTACTGAAGAAAGGGATAATCATAAGTGGGAGCTTGGGCGGAAGAAAACACAGCTTCAAGCAAATGTGGAAAGGACTGATAAGGAGGAATATAAGAGAAAAAGAGTCAAACAGGGGTTAGATCAGGCTGACAGCTGCTTGAATACCGTCAAAAGCCAACTGAAAGAGGCTGAGAGGGATTGTCGTGAGAAAGAGAAATGGTGGAAGCTCGCCACAAAACAAAAGAAGGAGATAAGAGAGACACTTGAGGCTGAGATAGCCAACCTCAGTGTTTCACTTTGTGAATCAAAAGAAAGGGAAGAATGAGAACGCCGCAGTAAAGAGAGTGCTCTGGCTGCTACTCAGGTTACACCTGAAATGTGGAAAGGAAAGTACCAGGAGGCTGAAAATGCTAATGAGTGGGAACGATACTGGAAAGGCTGACATGACTCTTTGCTACAAGAAGGTGAAGATTGGATCAACGCAAGGGAAAATATGAATGCTAGTTTGGCAGCCTGCGAGGAAACCATCCAGTTTTTACATGAATAAAGGAATGAGTATCGAGACAAGTTTGCCAGTTTGATAGACTTCTGTAATGGCATGGCTATGAATGTGCCTTTGATGCTAAGATGTGCTCTGGAAGACATAGACAATGACAACATCCCTCTTTCAGTGACCGAATTTATTTATCTTTGTGAAGACATGATGAAAAGGTTCAAAGGAGAGTTGGAAGAGCTCAACAAACAGAAGCCTACAGTCTAACCTTGTCGTTTTGTACTTTCctttatgtttgaaagaatattttgtactcaatccttgtactctgttttgaattgaatgaatgaaggattttgagtttcttttgtacaaaaaGTTTGATTCTATTCTTGTTTTGTTCCCCGTGATCTCTTTGAATGCTTACTAAATAACAAGGAATCAAACACGGTTCcctaaaaataaaattaaacataagcataaaaaaacatttttttataGCCACGTGCATCAAAGtatgcatcatgcatttcatttctcaaaataaaaattcatttcattttttcctCGTCTCCAGTAGTTCAAGTTGATTCCTCAACGTGCATACGCTACCCGCTCCAACACAAGAAGAATCATGGATGTAGTTCGAGAAGAACAAGCTGCCTTCAGAGAGGAGATGGAATCTGTCAAAAGCAAGATTAAGCAGATCTTTGAGGCTATACAAGCTCTGGCTAGAAGGGAAGAAGAGGCTCGTGTTGGCGCTGCTGCAAGGAACGATGCTCTAGTTCAAGGGGTTGCTCTTCAGTTAGGACCTTCCGTTCCTATTCCAAATCCCGTTATCTACAGTCTTCCTCCAGGTTTTATTCCACTGCCTGAAAGAACTCATGTGCCTCCACCTCCGCATACTTCTAGAGTAGCTGATGGAGTCGCTGCGCAAGGACCTCCGATAGTCAACCAAGTGGTCATTCCCCGCACTGATGAGGAGCTCCAGGACGAGTTTGAAATGCAGAATTACAATGGAGCTACTCCAGTGGTCATCCCTACTGCTGCCCAAGATTCTGAGGCTATCTTGATGTTCCGTGCTCTGGCCGAAAAGCTAAGAATCTTGGAAGGACATAACTCAACCCGATTGAGTGCCTTGGAGATGTGTCTGGTCCCAGACGTGGTGATTCCTCCAAAATTCAAAGCGCcagaatttgaaaaatacaaaggcCTCACATGTCCTAACATACACTTGAAAATGTATTGCAGAAAAATGGCTGCCTATGCCAGAGATGATAAGCTTATGATCCATTGCTTTTAGGACAGTCTAACTGGGGaatctttggattggtacatgcaGTTGGAGTGTAGAAACATCCACACTTGGGATGAGTTGGCTGAAGCATTTgcaaagcaatacaaatataatactGACATGGCACCAAACCGTACTCAGCTTCAAAGTATGGCCCAGAAAGACAGTGAGTCTTTCAAAGAATATGCGCAACgctggagagaattggctgcaagGGTGCACCCACCATTGGTTGATCGTGAATTGATTGACATTTTCATGGGTACCTTGCAGGGCCAATATTATGAAAGATTGATCAATAGTGTGTCCACAGGATTTTCTGACATGGTGATCGTGGGAGAAAGAGTAGAAGAAGGACTGAAAAGTGGTAAAATCCAGGGAGGTTCCAACAGTCAACCAATcttgaagaagcctttcaaaGGATTCAAGAGGAAGGAGGGTGAGACTAGTGCCATTTCTTCTCAGAGGGGGAGCCCACCATACAAGGCACCTGCTTCTGTGTCTTATTATCAGTACCCTTATGTAGCGGTTGCTCAATATCCAACCATGCCTTACCGTCCAATTGCTCATGTTCCTATTCCAGCTCCGGTACCTCACTATCAAGTTCCAGTTCCTCAGTATCAAGCTCCACAACCTCAGTTCCAAGCTCCTCCACCTCAAcatcaacagagaaatcaacagAATAATCAACCACGTCCAGTTCAGCAGCAACGACCAAATCAACAGAGGCCATATCAGCAGTACAATAATGTGAATACCACTCCTATCCCAATGACTTACACTCAATTTCTACCGTATCTGATTCAGAATGGGACTGTCGTGCCAAGGGCATTACCTCCAATGCCGAAGCCGCATAAGCCTTggtatgatgagaatgctagatGTTCCTTTCATGCTAATTCAGAGGGTCATACAACAGAGAATTGCAAAGTGTTCAAGCTCCGGGTCCAAGAGTTGATAGATCAGAAAATATTGTCTTTTGCTGATGTTCCAAATGTGGGGAACAATCCTTTGCCTAAAGATGATGGTTCAGGTGTCAATGCTATAGAAAGTTCAACTAATGATGGATTGATAAAGGATGTGTTCAAGTTGAAGACTCTTTTAACAGTGGTCCATGCTAGATTGATGGAAGCAGAATTGATGAATGGAGTACATGATAATTGTGTGGTGTGTTCATCCAACCCTGATCAGTGTGGTGAATTCAAAATTTGTCTTCAACATTTGATGGATCAGCGGGTTATTCAGTTCACTAGAGAAAAGATTGATGAGGATGTTGATGTGATTGTGCCTATATTTGATCAAGAGAGGCTTCCCAAGCCTTTTGTGGTCCCTTATCAGAGAAATGTTGACCTAGAGCCAATGAAGAAGATTGAGCCCATGGTTATCCATGTTCCCGCTCCATTCTCATTTGACAGTACCAAAGTCGTGCCTTGGAACTATGAGCCTGTAGTTTATGTGGGTAACAAACCAGTAATCTTGAAAGAGCCAGACGTGACTAACATTGATGGAGCTAGTGGTGTGACTCGAAGTGGAAGGGTTTTCGCTCCTGAAGTGATCCCAAACAAAGAAAGTGCACCAACAGTTGAACCAACAAAGAGGAAAGAGGTGAATCCTCCAGAAGCAGGAGAAGGCTCATCTAAGAAAGCAGTGACTGCTGAAGAGGATAGAGAATTCTTGaagatcatcaagaagagtgattacaaggtggtagatcagctcaaccaaactccttcaaaaatctccattctttctctacttatgagttctgaggctcatagGACTGCTCTATTGAAGTTCTTAAACGAAGCTTATGCGGCAGAAGACATCAGTGTTATTCAGTTTGATAATGTGGTTGCTAATCTCAATGCTAATAGTTGTTTGATGTTCACTGATGATGATTTACCCCCTAATGGGCGAGAACATAATATGGCGCTTCATATCTCCATTCAGTGTACAGATGTTACTTTGGCTCGAGTACTGGTAGATACAGGTTCATCCTTGAACGTGTTACCTAAGACTACCCTGGCATAATTGAATATTGAAGGGGTGCAGATGAGACCTAGTGCTTtgatagtgaaagcttttgatgggtctaagcgaacagttattggggagattgacctcccaatcctgattggccctcaaactttccgtattaccttccaggtaatggatattaggcctgcctatagctgtctgttaggtagaccttggatccatgctgttggagctgtcacctcgacacttcaccagaagctgaagtttgttacTTCTGGTAAGCTGGTATCAGTATCCGAAGAGGAAGATATTTTCGTCAGCCATTTGACTTCTTTCAGATACATTGAAGTAGgtgaagacattgttgaaacTCCTCTCCAAGCCCTTGAAGTGGTCAATGTGGTCCAGACTAAGCCGAAACTTGTCGAAGAACCCAAGGGGGTCATGTCCTCGTGGAAGAGTGTGAAATCTGCAATTGAAGCTGGTTTCCCTGGAAGTTGGGGCACAGTGATTGAATTACCAGAGAAGAAAGATAAGTGTGGATTAGGATATCAGTCGTCTATTGAACTTTTCAAAGATCAGAAGATACATCAGGGAAAGGTTCCTAGCATCCAGGAAATATTCTCCAAAGCTGGTTTCCGAAGTGATGatcaagtgaatgctcttgaagatgaagatcCAGATTTGTCCAAGATGGTATTTCGTGGACCTCCGGATGCCGCTCTCACTAACTGGAAGGCAACAGATGTTCCGTATATAGTTTCTTTTTCAAAGTAATTTACTATTTTCTAAAAACATCTAATGCCATGCCCAAGGCATATGGATAGCTTTGTAGGGCCCATTTTGTGTTAATATTTAAGCCTTATCATCAATACAAAGCACATTTTTTGAGATCCCTGTCTTTcatctttttaatttttttttacaaacaaataaacaacaaaattaaaaaatggaaattttaatttcacatcactttcatttttcaaaatcttccgctaaaaagaaaaaaatcattTCCATGCAGATCATTAATAACTGGATCCATTGAACACGACAATGTTATAATTCCCTATGACTTCGACCTCCCGATTGACCAAGCTGAAGAGGATGGTAAGGAAGACTGCGAACTCCCAGAAGCGTTGACCAGActtttgaaacaagaggaaaatatgattcagcctcatcaggaaccgatggatgtgatcaatctggggaccgaggaggatagaaaggaagtcaaggtcggaactgctttgaaaaaaaatgtgaaagaggaactagtcaagctactacatgaatatgtggatgtgttttcttggtcatatcaggatatgccaggactcgacaccgatatagttgtgcacaagctgccgTTGAAGCCGGAATGCCCGCCCATCAAGCAAAAGCtgagaagaactcgaccagacatggatgtcaagatcagagaagaggtcaagaagcagtttgatgcaggttttctagctgttgcaacttacccgcagtggattgctaatattgtgccagttccgaagaaagatggaaaagttcgaatgtATGTAGACTATAGAGacctgaatagagctagtcccaaagatgattttcctttacctcacattgatgtattggtagataacacaactcagttctctatattctccttcatggacggattctcaggatataatcagattaaaatgtctcccgaagatatggagaaaacaactttcattacaccatggggaactttctgttataaggtaatgcctttcggcctgaaaaatgctggggcaacctatcaaagggccatggtgactcttttccatgatatgatacataaggagattgaagtctatgtggatgatatgattgccaagtctcagacagaagagtAGCATGTTATTcatttgaagaagttgtttgtaagattgaGGAAATACAGACTGCGTTTAAACCCtgctaaatgcacttttggagtcagatctggaaagcttctaggattcattgtgagccagagaggcatagaagttgatcctgacaaagttaaagctattcaagagatgccgACACCTCAGACAGAGAAgcaagttcgtggtttcttgggcagattgaactatatttccagattcatctcgcatctgacagccacttgcgagccaatattcaagttgttaagaaaagatcaagccgttaggtggaacgatgattgccaTAGTGAATTTGATAAAATCAAAAAGTAtctgcaagaaccaccaatcttaGTGCCACCAGTTCCAAGAAGGCCTCTtattatgtatttgacagtactcgatgaatccatgggatGTGTACTGGGGCAACACGATGAGACGGATAGAAAAGAGCatgttatctactacctgagcaagaagtttacagaatgtgaaatcaggtactccatgctagaaaagacttgttgtgcattagcATGGGCCTCTTGTCGTCTAAGACAGTACATGATCTACCATGCAACAATTttaatatccaagatggatcccatcaagtacatattcaAGAAACCTGGATTAACTGGCAGAATTGCTCGctggcaaatgttgttatcagaatatgacattcagtatgTAACTCAGAAGGCCATTAAGGGTAGTGTGTTATCACAGTATCTTGCGCACCAGCCAGTGGAGGACTATCAATCGATGAGACTCGACTTCCCAAATGAAGACGTCATGTACATAAGAGACTATGAGATTCCAAGCCCGGAAGAAGGACCCGAACCAGGATCGCGGTGGACGCTCATGTtcgatggtgcctcaaatgcattgGATAACGGAATTGGGGCTGTTATAACTTCTCCAAAGGATTTTCATCTTCCCTTCACGGCAAGGTTATGTTTCAAATGCAccaataacatggcggagtacGAAGCATGTATCTTAGGAATTGAAGCAGCTATTGACCTACGAATCAAGATTCTTGAAGTGTATGGGGACTCGACACTTGTAAtctatcaaatcaaaggagattgggagacCCGCCATCCCAATTTGATCCCATCCCGATAGAATGTCATGAAGCTAATCCCCTAATTTGATGAGattaatttccatcatattcctagggaggagaatcagctagttgatgccttggctactctgtcatctatgttcaaagtcaaGCGGGCTAACGAATCACCTGCTATTACAATTCAACGTCTAGACGAGCCAGCATATTTCTTGGCAGTTGAAGCAGAAACAGATGGCAAGCCTTGGTTTTATGACATCAAACGATATATTGAGAAGCACGAGTATCCAAATGATGTATCCATCATAGACAAAAAGACCTTAAGAAAATTATCAGCCAATTTCTTCCTAAGTGGTGGTGTTTtatacaaaagaaactttgatttagttctgctcagatgcgtggatagacacgaagccgacctactcatcaaagaaatccatgaaggttctttcggcattcatgcaaacggacatgcaatggcgaagaaaatccttagagctggttactattggttgacaatggaaatAAATTGTTACCACTATGCCAGGAAATGCCACAAGTTCCAAATTTACGCTGACAAGATGCATGTGCCACCTACTCCTCTAAATGTTTTATCAGCTCCATGGCCATTCTtaatgtggggcattgacatggttggtatgattgagcctaaagctgcaaatggacatcggttcattctggttgccattgactacttcactaagtgggtagaagcagcttcttatgccaatGTGACGAAACAAGTAGTCactcggtttatcaagaaagagataatttgtcACTATGGAACTCCTAGCAAGATTATCattgataatggatcaaatctgaataataagatgatgaaggagttgtgcgagaatttcaagattgaacatcataactcgtcaccttataggccaaagatgaacggagctgtagagacagctaacaagaatatcaagaagatcattcagaagatggtgaaaacttataaagattggcacgagatgctaccctttgctttgcacGGATATTGAACAgctgttcgcacttcaacaggggcaactcctttctcactagtctatggcatggaggttgtgctaccaatagaagttgagatcccctcgttgagagtcttgatggagacaGAATTAGAAGAAGCAGAATGGATTCAAATCAGATTTGACCAGCTCAAtctaattgaagagaagaggatGACATCgttgtgtcatggtcagttatatcagaggAGGCTCAAGCgggcatttgacaagaaggttcgacctcgAGAGTTTAATATAGGTGAACTAGTTTTGAAAAAGATAATCTCCCTCCATAAGGATTCACATGGCAAGtggattccaaactatgaaggaccatttgtggtgaagaaagctttctctggtggagctttagttctcacgaacatggacagagaagagttgacacaccccgtcaattctgatgcagtcagaaagtattatgcctaagaaaaagagatggataataaaagctcgctaagttgaaaacccgaaagggcgacttaggcaaaaaatgagcatctcggtgagttgaaaacccgaaagggcggctcaggcaaaaattagggataaacaaaaaaattaagcccggtaagtcgaaaacccgaaagggcgacttaagcaaaaaaaaaagggtaaaatctcctggtgaactgaaactcttaaggagcagttcgcgcaaaagttagggaatatccAAAAGCATGATACTACAACGACATAAGTCAACACTGCAACAAAGCTCAGATGGAAGAAAACAGTCCAATTACCATCTCCAGAAGCAAAGTAATGAGGACTAGAGGACATAAGGGAAAATAGCAAAGTTGTATTTCGTTGGAAAATTAGTTGAATTTTTGTTGccatttacttgctttctttctCTATAATCTCCTCTTAGAGGGGTTTACATCTTCATGAACCCCATGTATGAGTTATTCTTCTCATCAAATAAGATTGTTCAGTTGAACATTACTTTACCAATTATTTCAGTTTTTCTGCTTAATGTCgctttttatttttgataagataaaaacaTTAAAATAGTGGAAATGACAAATCTTTTGAAAActttaatttgttttgattttgaaagtataaaaCGAATTTTTGTTGGTTTACAATAATGCATCCGGTTCACAAGAAGTGGGACATTTCCTAGATCATCGTAATCTAAAGCAAGTTTGAAATGGATTTTCTTCCAGAAGCAAAAAGTCCTCATTGAAGCCCGCTTGGCAGAAAAGCAGAAATCAGAGTTTTTTTTTGCAACAAAAAATCATCATGGTGACAAAACTATCCAAGACAAGGCGTTGGGGAATCCGAGCTTGAGACCCACAAAATGTATAAACTAATATATACATGCATTcacattcattttgcatatcatgtaGAAAAATAGATCATGCATAAACCTCAGCCAGATTCAGCAACCTCTCAAGGAAGTTCAATGTAATCCTCAACAAACCAAGATTCAAGGGGTGTGTGTTCTCAGGAGTAGAACAATTATTCTCTTCAAATTTTTGCTTGGTTTCCCCAGTAGATATCTCCTCGCAGAGTTTCTCCAACATTGTTTTTTCTCCATCAAAACTTCATAAATTCCCCAAGCGAGTTTCATACCAGCAGGATTCCTTAAGCAAGGGATCCCCAATAATTTTATCTTCAGAAAATCTCTTTAAATTAGAGGTCTAAGATGGAAATCTCTTTGCAAGTAAGCAATCTCCCCAATGAGTCTAATGGACGAGAGTTCCATGAACAAATAAGCTTTACTGAATGTTCCTCAGTATATCTCCAGCGAGCCTCCTGTGTGTTTATTTCCCATAGAGTCTCTTGTATTCCCCAACAGGTTTCTTCAATCAATCCAGGGAAAAGTTAGTGTTCCATGTTGATCTACTATGCGATGGAGCATTAGGTTGGACCTATCAGTTCGATAATTGAGAGTAAGGTTAATCCTTTTGAATATCATTAACTTTTCATCCCCAACAAGTCTCTGGGATCTTCTCATTCCCCAAAAGAGTCTTCTGTCATCCAAGAGCAGCTGAATATGCAGTTATTCACCAAAGGAAgcattttatttatttctcagcaatttgcatcaaccaagagcagttgaatgcattagtttcagccGAGATCAGTtgaatactattttattttccagcagtttacttcaaccaagagcagttgaatgctttagtttcagccaagagcagttggacaccaatttattttatgcaatagtttcagccaagagcaaCTGAACACTATTTTTATCTCCCAGTTTTGCTTCAACCATGAATAGTTGAATGCAGTGCTTTCAGCAAAGAGCAGCTGAACActattttattttacatttttttTCAACCAAGAGTCATTGAATGCATCAGTTTCAACCAAGAGTTGCTGAATATGACATCTTTAGCCAAAAGCAGCTGAATATGATCATTTATTCCCCCAGGAGTGTCTGCCTTCAACGAAGAACGTCTGAAGACCAGTCGTGCATGTTACCTTATAACAAATCCATCCAGAGACCTAATGTCAGTCAAGAGCAACTGAACGTGATTCTCTCATCCCCAGTCATTTGCATGTCatttgagaaatcaagagcatttctcaatttatttacattcatgattaaggaatcaagagtatttttTAATTCAACTGCGTATCAtttgagaaatcaagagtatttctcaattcatttacacTCATGgttaaggaatcaagagtatttcttaattcatctgCATATCATTTGAGAAATCTAGAGTATTTCTCATTTCATTTACATTTCATGATTAAGGAATaaagagtatttcttaactcatctgcattcacatgattaagaaatcaagcGTATTTCTTAACTCAACTGCATATCAtatgagaaatcaagagtatttctcaattcatttacattcatgattaagaaatcaagagtatttcttaactcatttgcatgtcatatgagaaatcaagagcatttctcaattcattcgtattcatgattaaggaatcaagagtatttcttaattcatttgcatttcatctgagaaaatcaagagaatttctcatttacat from Lathyrus oleraceus cultivar Zhongwan6 chromosome 7, CAAS_Psat_ZW6_1.0, whole genome shotgun sequence encodes the following:
- the LOC127104329 gene encoding uncharacterized protein LOC127104329 codes for the protein MQLECRNIHTWDELAEAFAKQYKYNTDMAPNRTQLQSMAQKDSESFKEYAQRWRELAARVHPPLVDRELIDIFMGTLQGQYYERLINSVSTGFSDMVIVGERVEEGLKSGKIQGGSNSQPILKKPFKGFKRKEGETSAISSQRGSPPYKAPASVSYYQYPYVAVAQYPTMPYRPIAHVPIPAPVPHYQVPVPQYQAPQPQFQAPPPQHQQRNQQNNQPRPVQQQRPNQQRPYQQYNNVNTTPIPMTYTQFLPYLIQNGTVVPRALPPMPKPHKPWYDENARCSFHANSEGHTTENCKVFKLRVQELIDQKILSFADVPNVGNNPLPKDDGSGVNAIESSTNDGLIKDVFKLKTLLTVVHARLMEAELMNGVHDNCVVCSSNPDQCGEFKICLQHLMDQRVIQFTREKIDEDVDVIVPIFDQERLPKPFVVPYQRNVDLEPMKKIEPMVIHVPAPFSFDSTKVVPWNYEPVVYVGNKPVILKEPDVTNIDGASGVTRSGRVFAPEVIPNKESAPTVEPTKRKEVNPPEAGEGSSKKAVTAEEDREFLKIIKKTYAAEDISVIQFDNVVANLNANSCLMFTDDDLPPNGREHNMALHISIQCTDVTLARVLVDTVSEEEDIFVSHLTSFRYIEVGEDIVETPLQALEVVNVVQTKPKLVEEPKGVMSSWKSVKSAIEAGFPGSWGTVIELPEKKDKCGLGYQSSIELFKDQKIHQGKVPSIQEIFSKAGFRSDDQVNALEDEDPDLSKMVFRGPPDAALTNWKATDVPYIVSFSK
- the LOC127104328 gene encoding uncharacterized protein LOC127104328 — its product is MDVVREEQAAFREEMESVKSKIKQIFEAIQALARREEEARVGAAARNDALVQGVALQLGPSVPIPNPVIYSLPPGFIPLPERTHVPPPPHTSRVADGVAAQGPPIVNQVVIPRTDEELQDEFEMQNYNGATPVVIPTAAQDSEAILMFRALAEKLRILEGHNSTRLSALEMCLVPDVVIPPKFKAPEFEKYKGLTCPNIHLKMYCRKMAAYARDDKLMIHCF
- the LOC127104331 gene encoding uncharacterized protein LOC127104331; this translates as MDPIKYIFKKPGLTGRIARWQMLLSEYDIQYVTQKAIKGSVLSQYLAHQPVEDYQSMRLDFPNEDVMYIRDYEIPSPEEGPEPGSRWTLMFDGASNALDNGIGAVITSPKDFHLPFTARLCFKCTNNMAEYEACILGIEAAIDLRIKILEVYGDSTLVIYQIKGDWETRHPNLIPSR